AAGTTGCCGCAGCATTGAATACGTTTGTTACGAAACACGATTTAGTTGGAAGATGGGGCGGCGATGAATTCGTCGTTCTAGTAGACAATATGAAAGAAAACACAGCCGATGCCTATGTCAAAGAACTCCAGCTAGCCATCACACTGGAAAATGTCGAGGCTTCTGTCGGATATGCAATCTACCCTAAGCACGGAAAGAGTTTTCAGAAGCTTGTGCAAGAGGCGGATGCTTATATGTATAGGGATAAGAAGGACAAGTGACGTTGCTAAATTGCACGTTGCGTCATATATAAACGAATCTTGCGCCCGCCTGAATATTTCAGGGGGGCGCTTTTTTATCGTACAAATAGAATCTATGCATTGTTATGTTAAACAAATCCTATACTTGAGGAAGGAAAGATTTGTTCAGTGATTAGGCGCATCAGCACCGATCATTTTAAGTTATCCATGAAGTTTTTTATTGCGTCCATTCGTATTTTTGAGTTGCACTCTTCACAACGAAAAGTTTTGCTCTCTCTTTCTTTGAATTGTCTATATCTCAGTGTACCTTCATATAATTTGAATGTTTGTCTACAACTACTACACTCGCTTTCGTAGTAAAGCATAGTTTCCCTCCTACTGTGTGATTCATTAGTTTTTAGTTGATTGTTTGAAAATAGTAACCAGTTCGTTTCTTAAATGTACCATTTAGTAATCAGTGATATAAAGAAAAGTAACAATCAATTTTCCGAATTTAGCGGCTTCCTTTAGACTGCCTGTTGCGGATCCGCAACTAGTACAAACAGGGGTAATTGAAGACTACAGATTATTCATACCAAAGGGAAGTAGTGGTTACATATCTTCTGTGACCATCAACGGAACTAACTATGATATTGAAGGGTATATCGGTGTAGATGAAGCAAAGGAGGGGGTAGGTAAATTGAAATTAAAGATTCATTACCTGCCGTGAGTCCGGTACAACCGGACTCATTTTACCAAAGCTGCCTATGCGAAATAACCGTGTCTAACTGGTCACTTCAAACATTAGCTAGAAGTGAACAACCGGCAGCTACTGATTGATTTCCGTCGACTCGGCTAATTTCATTAAATAGTACTGTTCTTCCCTAGCCATGTGGTCAGCCATGGATGCAGAAAATGATCCTAACACTTCTGCGGTTAACTCCATTTCTTCCAGTTCATTTAAAAAAGTTTTAAATAAGCCCATTTCCACTTCAACCTCAGAGTTAAATCGGGTTAACGCCGGGAACTTCTGTATATTCGTACGTAAATAGCCTGTTAGTTCCACTGCTTTCAAATAAAACTGATCAAAGTGTTTTGTAAAGGTACTGCTTTTTTCCTTTAGTCTTTTCTCTACACCATCCAATCGGTCATTAATGGCACCTGCATGACCGGAAGCATCTACAAGCCAGATGAGATGGTGATGTAATTCGTGGAATATTGGCGGTATTCCTCCCTGTTTGAGATACTTTAATATACGTAAATATTCTTCTAATTCGTTCACCATATGATTTAAGAAAGTAGGTGTTAAATGGATTTTCATTTCGCCCGTTATGTGCCGTTCAATTATCGATAGTTTGAAGGCCCTTAATTCATTTACCGCTTCTTCAACATTATTAGCGAAAAGAAGCGCATTGGATTCGTTAAGTGATCTTACTTGAGAAAGAAGTTGATCGAATACCTGTATAAAGGAAGCAGCTCTAGAAATATCCTCCATTTCAGAAGGATATAGTGAATCATAGATAAATCGTGAATGATCTCCCAGCACCTGAAGCCAAAACTGATGTTCAAAAACAGCACTCTTCATATAATTTTCCACGCTATTTACATCCCCTTTTTTCACACTGGTATTCAATTTATTCAGCTTGAAATCAATTTATGAGAGATATTGAAGGAGCTCCTAATAAGAAAGCGCAATTCCTTTTTCAAGAATTGCGATATTGTTAAAGATTGTTATTTAACTAAAGTCCCCCTGAATCCCCAGACTTATTTTTTTGGTTGTTGCAACCCTTGAAAAACTATAATTTATTACCTGGTTTACATAGCTATAGTAACTGTCCTCTTTATGTATAATTCTTCAGTTTCAATTATTAATATCTAAATCTGAATCCATTCTTTTCTTTTAATTTGTTTTTTGTATTAGGAATCCTGTAAGACCTAGTTACTTTGCCTAACAATATGGCTATAAAATGCAAAATATAGCTGTAATAAGCCTTAAGTCTTAATCTAGATAACCTAACTATATTACCTCCATTCACATACTGTAATAATGAATAACTTTGGAAGGAGGTGTTTCTATGAATATTCAAAATAGTATTGTTGGAATTTTCCTTGGATTTCTCACAGGTGTAATTTGGCTGCTACTATCCTTATTAGGGTTCATTACTGATTTTTTGGAATTAATCGGTCTAGGTGGAGCTCTTGGAAATATTTTAAACATTCTAGTTGCGTTAATTGGCTTCCTAACCTTTATTTGGTTTGGAATATGCCTATTCAAGAAAGCGTGGCACTATTGCAGGGGGCATAAACCGGGATGCTAATGGATTATTATAATCTTGGCAACAACGATTTTTGTTGAGGCATCTAATAATTAAAATACCTGCTGACAGTCTTTAGTATTAGGCCGTTTTTTATCATTTTTTTAAAGGGGCTGGGACAGAATTAGTTCCAGTTCACGCAAAAAAGAGAAATTGCACAATGCAATTTCTCTTTTTTGCGCTTTATTAAGAAAATATTGGAAGAGGTATTAACCTCTTACCGCATACTTCCTTAAATTTGTGGCCATTAGTGCCAAACCTATTTCGTTAGTAACCTTTGATTTTCCCCGAACAGAAAATCGACGGAAACACAAATTAGCCTTCAAGAATCCAAAAACTGGTTCCACGTCAATTTTACGTTGACGATAAATGGCAGCCGTTTTTTCTTCTGAAAGCTTCGCTCTTACTTCTTCTTTTTGTTGTTCCCAATTCTCATTAATCATGAGTCTACGATTTTTCCCTTCCGCTGCTTTGGTACACTTTGTACGGAAAGGACACCCTGTACATTCTTCACATTCATAGATTTTAAATTCTCTTTGGAAACCTGATTTATCCGTACGAACAGAATTGTATTGGAATCGTAATCTCTTTTCATTTGGACATATGTATGCATCGTTTTCTTTCTCATACACCCAATTGCTTGTCTTAAAAGGATCATTTTTGTATTTTCGCTTCTGTTCGTTCAAGTAATGATTGAATGTAATGAGTGCTGTTCGTTTTCGATTGTTAAGAATATCCTGGTAATTCTGTTCACTGCCGTATCCGGCATCCGCTACAATATGCTTTGGTAACTCGAAATAATTTTCTTCAATTTGATTAAGAAATGGAATAAGCGTTTTCGTGTCTGTTGGATTTGGAAATACATCGTACGCGAGTGTATATTGACCTTCAGTAGCGATTTGTACATTATATCCTGGCTTCAATTGGCCGTTTTGCATATAGTCATCTTTCATCCGCATAAATGTTGCTTCATGATCCGTCTTTGAATAACTGTTACGTGTGCCAAACACATCAAAATCTTTTTGGTATTTCTGCTTTCTTATGATCCAATCGTGTACTTGTTTAAGTATTTGCTTCGGTGTTTTTCGTTCGCTACGTAATCTTTTTCGCTCAATGACATCGTCAGAATGCTCTATTTTGCTCGTATAGTCGTCGACTACTTCTTCTAGGTGATGTGCTACTTGAGTTAACTCTTCTAATGATAACTGTTCATCATTTTCACGTTTGATTTCAGGAATAATTTGATGTTCAAGTAACTCATCGTAAAGTTTATTTGATTTTTCTACGAGGTTGGTGTGATGTTTTTCCACTGATTTTTTCCAAACAAATGTGAACTTATTGGCATTTGCCTCAATCTTTGTGCCATCGATAAAAATCGCTTCCTGATCGATGAGTTTTTCTTCAACTAACTGACAACGGAATTGTACAAAACATTGGCGAATGAGTTCTTTCATATTTGGATGTACACGAAAACGATTAATAGTGCGATAACTTGGTTCATATCCTTGGGCAAGCCACATCATACGGATACTGTCTCTAGTCAGATCTTCAATTTTTCTTCCTGAAAAAGTGGATTGTGTGTAACCACATAGAATCAGCTTTAGCATCATACGTGGATGATACGATGGGCAACCCGTATGGTGAATGAAAGGAGCGAAAGCTTCGTTTGGAATGCTTTCGACCAAATTATGGATTGAAAAGGCAATATCATTTTTATGTAACTTTACTTCTAAATCTAGCGGTAAAATAAGTTGATTCATGTTATAATCTTTAAACATAAGGACACTTCTTTCGTTTGAAATTTGGTTGTAGGATACTTAAATTTTAACAGAGAATGTCCTTTTTTTATGCTCGAAATTATGCAGAGATTTACTTGATATAGAAGAAAAATTAGTTGTTCGGAGTGAAGGCGGCGACTCCCAGGGGACAAGCACGTGGGAGAGACTAAAGGCTCGATCCGTGCCCCCAGGAAAGCGTCCGCCGTAACGGAGAACAACGGCTACATAGTAGACACAAAATAATAAAGCCGTTCAATTTTACTCATCGTAAAATGGCACTGACCTAAATTAATGAGACAAATAAAAACACCTTTCGTTGAAAAACGGGTATTAAACCTAGTAAATCAACGTGGAGGTGTTTTTTCTATGGGTACAAGAGTAAGCTATCCAGCAGAAGTGAAAATGAAAGCAATCGAAATGAAGCTGTCAGGAATTCCTGCAAAGCAAATAATGGATGAATTGAATATTAAAAATGTTAGTCAATTAAAAACATGGATGAAATGGTATAAAACTGGCGAAATATATCGACTTCATCAGCCGGTGGGGAAACAATATTCTTTCGGAAAAGGGCCTGAGTTTGATTCAGAGGAATCCCGTTTACAGGCTGAAAATCGTTATTTAAAACAGCAAGTGGAAGTGCTAAAAAAGTACAAGGAATTGGAAAGGAAGTGGTTGGACAAGCATTTGTAGAAGTAGTAGAGGCACTTAGAGGCCAAATTTCTATACAAAGAATCTGTGAATTAATGGGTGTGGCAAGGGCCACGTATTATCGTTGGAGAAAACAAAAAGGTGCGCAAACGACAAAAGAAAAACGAGATCAAGATGTTGGTGAAAAATGTGCAGCACATAAATATCGGTATGGTTATCGTAAAATCGCAAGTTTCTTTCCGGATTTAGCCGAGAAAACGGTTCAAAAAATCATGCAAAAATATAATTGGTCGTGTCGTGTTAAAGTGAAGAAACGTAAGCGTACGGGGCAACCAACAAGTATAGCACCGAATCATTTAGAGCGTGATTTCCACGCTACTGAGCCACTTCAAAAGCTCGTAACCGATATTACTTACTTGCCTTTTGGTCAATCGATGTTATATCTTTCAAGTATTATGGACTTATACAACGGCGAAATTATTGCGTACACAATTGGAACGACACAGGATACACAATTCGTAGTGGACACATTGAGTCAAGTAGAAGGAATCTCAAGTGAGGCAATTCTTCATAGCGATCAAGGGTCGGTCTATACATCTTACGAATATCAAAAACAAGTAAAAGAAAAAGGAATTACCATGAGCATGTCCCGTAAAGGCACGCCAGCTGATAATTCCCCAATCGAAACGTTTCACTCCTCGCTAAAGTCCGAAACGTTCTATCTCGACGGAATCCACAGCACAACGAATGCATGTGTGATTCGAATCGTCGAAGAGTATATAAACTATTATAACAATATCCGTATTCAAACGAAACTAAACAACCAGTCGCCGGTGCAATACCGTCAACTGGCTGTTTAGAAGGTGTTTTCTTACTGTCTCAAAAAAGGCAGTCAGTGCCAATTTGAACGGCTTTTTATTGAGGAGGGTTTTGTCCCAACCTCTTTAAGCGGGTTACAATTATCGGATTTTTTTATTCTCCCCAACTAATATTATGTTTCCTACCATTGTTTTCCCCCACCTCCAACTTTATATTAGAAAACTGCTTATAAAGGAAAAAATGCAATTGATTTTAATCGGAATGCAGTATTGGATAATAAATTTGTCCTCTACCATACATACTACAGATGAGGTGGGATAATGACGTTTGTACGATTAGGATACGTTGCGATGAGTATGGAATTAAAAAATGCTTCTCCGTCTCAAACGATGACGTTTTCTCAATTTCAAAAAATTAAGGATCGTGAAGCTGCGATACGAAAGTTAGAACGGATTGCACTGAAAAATTTAGAAAATACATATAGTAAGAAATCGATTCTGGGATAAATTTTTGTGGAATTGCATCACCTTGACTCGTTCCTACAAAACTGTGCCCACCAAGTGCCAAAATCTCCAAGGGTATATTACCACTATAATCGGTAGCGACAGTAGCCAGTTTTCCAAAAGTAACTAATGATATTTATTTAATATACGATATTAATGGAGCATAATAGAGCCGCCATCAACCATCAATGTTTGACCTGTTATATATTTAGAGTCTTCTGACGCTAAAAAGACAGCAGCACGTCCGATATCCTGTTCCGGATCACCGAATTTACCCATCGGAATACCAGCAAGTACCCCTTCATAATATTCCGGCTGTGCTTTTGCCCAAGCTTGTACACCTTCTGAATTGGCGATTGGTGAAATCAGGTTCGCTGTAATACCATCTGCGCCAAATTCATTTGCTACGACACGCGTAATACCGCGAATCGCTTCTTTCGCTGCGGCATAAGCAGCTTGTGTTTTATGCCCCTTTAAACCGGCACCTGAAGCAAAGTTAATAATATTACCACGAGTTTTCTTTAAATGTGGAATAGCCGCCTGCATTAAATACCATGTAGGATAGAAGCCTGTATCCATTGACAATGCTAAATGTTCTGGTGTTGTTTCAAGGAATGGTACTTGTTTAGAAGCATGTGCATTATTTACTAGCACATCTAAACGGCCATATTTCTCGACAACTTGTTCCACGACATTTTTGAGTTGATCATGCTTTGTTAAATCAAATTCAATAAAGCTAGATTGTGGTGAGTGTTGCTGTAATTCCGCCAATAGGTTTGCGCCGGCTTCCGGATTAAGATCAACTGCCACTACAATTGCTCCCTCTTTTACCATTGCACGCCCCATACCCGCGCCGATACCGCCAGCACCACCTGTAATGATCACTACCTTGTCTTTTAATTTCAATACAATTTCTCCTTCTCAGAAAAATCACAATCCTAACGTGATTGTTCCCAGTATCGTTAATGAATTTTTGTTACTAACAAATTAAATATACAGCTACATGATTTTAGAGGCAAATTATCAATCGTAGTTATTATGTGTTTTCCGGGCAAATGCTATTACAGAAAGAAACAAGTTCTAAATCGATTGCTTATGCGTTGTTTCTTTTGCTAAAGAACCTAGTTAGATTAAGTTCACTTCCCACAACACTTCTTAAATTTCTTCCCACTCCCGCACGGACAAGGATCATTACGTCCAACTTTGGGGGTCTTCTCCTCTGTGAAGGATGGCAACTGAATCGATTGAATTTCTTTTTCAAAAGTATTGTTGCGCTCTATTGCTTCCCTTCGCCATGTTTCTAATAATGGATGGTCTTGGTTCATTGCTTTGAAATACGCATAGAACAATTCATCCATGTCGAGCATATAGCCAGTTTCTCCGCGCGCTCCATACTGTTCAATACATTCAAATGTTGCCTCTGAAAAATGGGCGGCTAAACCTTCAATAATCAGCTCCTGTATGTCTATATCTTCCGCTTTCACATAGGCCTCTGCCAAAACTTGCTCGGCAAATTTCGTTTTCGTATGCTTTAAAATAGAAATGACAGGTATAAATAGTGATTTATCTATAATATAAGGTTCTAGTAGCTTTACTATTTCATCTGAATGGAAGCGAATAAGTGCTTCACACAATTCCTCCTGTAAAATATCCTCTTCAATACGATTTAACAGTGATACAAGTTCAGGAATATGTTCAGATAGCTTCATGACTCCTACAGCTCGAACAGCTAAAATCCCATTGATACTTATATAGTCTTCCTCTATTTCATCACGAAGTATGTACTCGACCTCTGTTGGATCATATTCACCGAAACGAATTAAAAGATCTTGAACCTTTTTGGCAGTAAAGTATATATGCGAATCAAAGTTTACATTCATTTCTGCCAGCAGCTCGCCAAAAAGTTCCCAAAGTGGCTCAAAGTCATGTACGACATTCGTTTCAAAAATACTGTAACGCTTTAAAACATCGAAATACCCTTTTGGCATATAGGGAAATAACAATTTTTCAAACTCCAATAAAATCTTTGTCGGTGTATTGTTTATAAATCTCACAATTAAATGCTTTTTATCAGCCGAAACTTCCGCTATCCACGATTGGAATAATGTTAACGTTTCCTTATTCTTTTCAAAGCCTTCACCATTTAATAGCAGTTTTTTTCGAAATCCTTCATGCTCCGCTGCAAAAGCAACAAGCTCATTCGTAAATTCAGCAGGTACAAAAGGATAATCCATTATCTGAGAAAGCCAAAAATCTTGAAGCACCTCATCCTCCGTCAGAATATTTCCCTTCACACGTTCTAAAAAATGATTCATGCTCATCCCTCATTTTCTTTTAATATCTTTAGAGTACTATATTTGCTAATGCGTGGGAAATTAAGCGTTTATTATGGTGACATTTACAATTTCGTGATGGAAGGGTTAAACTTTAAATATCCATTATTGGAGCTCCTTTCGTACGTAATCGGTTGACCAGACCTGATTTCTCGTACGACTGGAGTTTTTTCTTTAGCTATATATTGGGAGCAAAAAAAGCCGATTGAAAAGTTCTCAATCAGCCTTTATTTTTTAACATCTTACTCGTTTCAAGCCCAGCACTGAAAATGGATATAACCATGATGAAGAAAAAAAGAATTTGTATTGAAGGGTTAGCTGTCCAATATCCTATGAAGTTCATAAAGACAAGAATAACAAATAAAAGAGCAGTAACTGTCGTTATAAAACTACGCCAATTTAGAGTCATTTTAATCCCCTTTAAATATGTTAACTTCGATTAAATTAAAGGTTAACATAATTTATTGGTATTTTAAACCATAAACTGTTTTTTCACTTCTAGCTAAAATAATTTTACAGACGGAAGCCTTTTTAAAATTCAGTTGCCCTCAGCATCGGGGATTTCAGTCACTTATGAGTGAGTAACGACAAGCCAATACTTTACTAATCCCAATAATTAAACACTAAATCTCCTACCGTCTGTGATCTGAAATGATTCATAAAACGGAGCTCCACATCATTAAGTTCATTTTCGTTCATCAGAGTAATACCACCGCTTTGAGTTTGATATACTAAGGGCTCTGCTAATTGTGATGCTGTTAATACTGTATAGTGATTTTCAAACAAAGCGCCCAATAATTTATGATCCGTAAATTTCAAGCCCCCTATATCACGATTACTAGTGAAGGCTATATCATCATACATATTATTGTGGAAAATATATAACTCTTCCCCATCAATTTTTACATGAGCATGGGCATAGCCAAGATCAATATCGGGTTCAAAAAAGGCCAAAATGCACCCATTTAATTGCTGAACAGACGCGTAGCAATATTTTTTAAATTCAGCAGTAAGGGCTACCCAATCACGCTCAAGTGATAAATCCCCCGCACTAAAGCCCGTTACGCCTCTTTTTAGAATCATACATAAAGCACCCCTCTCTTGAATTCTATTTTAAGATGTATAGTATGTATAATGGTGGTTTTTCACCGTTCTCCTTTAGATTGCCATAGCTACTGTAATTAAAGCAAAAAAGTATATCCTGATAAAATCAAGATATACTCAGATTTAATTATCTACACCCTTATGATGAGAAAACTCGATTAGCTGTAAACGTTAAACCATACCCTCTCTTTGAATCATGAGGATCAAGGCGGTATCAGTGCACAAATCTTTAATCCTTACTGATACTTTTGCTTTTCGTTTTATACTGGAAATTAACAAAATAAATGCTTATGGCTACTAGCAGCATCCCGATAACCAGTGAATATGTCACCGTTTCTCCTAAGAAAAGCACGCCGAGAAGAACAGCGACAATCGGAATGAGAAACGTATAGGAACCAACTTTGCTTGCCTCACCAGCGTTAACTAGATTGTAGTAAAGGATGTAGGCTAATGGAATGCCAATGGTCGCCCCAAAGCTGAGCCCTGATACATAATGCGTATTCCATTCGATGGCAGACCAACTTTCAAACAACGAGCCGGTACCTAAAAGAAAAGCACCGCCCATGATACATTGAAGTGCTACCATCCAATACGCATCTACTTCTTTGCTTATCTTCTTTACGTAAATTACTCCGAACGCCCAACTTACAGCAGTTAGTAGCCCGAGCGTAACGCCGATTGCTGAAATGTGGACTATCAGACCATCCACACTAACAACTGCTACCCCTACAAATCCTAGAAACAAACCGAGGATTTTGACTGGTGTTAAATATTCACCCAGTAATAGCCAAGCGAAAAGGCCAAGTAAAATCGGTTGAAAATAGACTAGAACGGAAAACAATCCACTCGGTAAATAGAGCAATCCGGCCGTCTGAAGTCCGAAAAACAGAATTGTATTAAAGACAGCCCCAATACAGTACTTTTGCCAGTTTTCCCGCCAATTGATTTTTTCCCTAGTCTTCCAAATGATAACTGTCAGCAGGATGCCTCCTAAAAGCGCACGTTGCCCGGCATAAAGCAATGGCGGGGCGTAGGGTACAGCTAATTTATTGATTGGCCAACTCGCGCCCCAGATTAAGATGAGGGCAATAAGTGCAACAGTCGATTTTTTAAACACTATCTATATCCCCTTTCATCGGCAAAAAGCATGTCCCTATAATCACTGTAAAGTTCAAAGAGACGATGCACGGTTGCATCGCCTCACATATTAGTAAGAGTATTTCACACCCTACCTTTACAATCTATCTTACTATGAAAGTATGATTCACATACATCTATAACACACTGAATGCTTCATCTTTTATATCACTGATGAACATATGTCCTGGTGAATGAGTAATCATAATAGAAGGCTTACTTTCCATCGCAACAGCTTGAGGAGTTACTCCACAAGCCCAAAATACCGGAACCTCCCCTGGTTTGAATGAGACAGCATCTCCAAAATCAGGTTTTGAAATATCCTGGATGCCAATTTGGCTAGGATCCCCAATATGTATTGGCGCACCGTGCACTGCCGGGAAACGTGATGTAATCTGGACAGCACGGATGGCATCCTCTGGCGTCATTGGTCGCATACTAACGACTGTCGGCCCTTCGAACATGCCTGCTTTATTACACAGAATGTTCGTTTTGTACATTGGAACATTACAGTTTTCTTCGATATGTCTAATCGGAATACCGCTCTCAAGCAGTGGAGTTTCAAATGTAAAGCTACAACCGATCAAGAAGCCAACCATATCATCTTCCCAATACTCCGTGATATCTGCCACTTCTTCTGTAAAAACACCATCTCGGTAAATACGATATTTCGGGATGTCTTTACGGATATCTGCATTTTCGGCAATCATCGCAGGAATATAAGAACCTGGCTCCGTCACGTCCAATAATGGGCATGACTTCGGATTCCGCTGGCAAAAAAGTAAAAAGTCAAAGGCATGTTCCTTTTTTAAAATAACCAAGTTCGCTTGTGTATTACCTTTTGACATTCCTGCAGTCGGTCCAGTAATCTCTTGCTTTCGAATCAACTCTCTTATTTCTTCCGCCTCTAACACTCCATAGTTCACCATAAAATCCCTCCCGAAAATCTTCTTACTCTATTATTTAAAAATTAGTGGTACTTGTTCAATCAACGTCACGATACTTAAATAACCCATGATTACCACGACAAATGCGCCCGTAACCGTCAACCAGATCGGATGTTTATATGTACCAACAATATTTTTCTTATGTGCAGCAATTAATAATGTCCCTAAGCCGATTGGCAAAATAAAGGCATTCAACGCACCTACAATAAGCAAGATTGTTACCGGCTTTCCAACAAAAGCAAACGTTACTGTTGAAATAACGATAAACGCAATGATAACCCAG
Above is a window of Solibacillus isronensis DNA encoding:
- a CDS encoding DUF2935 domain-containing protein; translation: MKSAVFEHQFWLQVLGDHSRFIYDSLYPSEMEDISRAASFIQVFDQLLSQVRSLNESNALLFANNVEEAVNELRAFKLSIIERHITGEMKIHLTPTFLNHMVNELEEYLRILKYLKQGGIPPIFHELHHHLIWLVDASGHAGAINDRLDGVEKRLKEKSSTFTKHFDQFYLKAVELTGYLRTNIQKFPALTRFNSEVEVEMGLFKTFLNELEEMELTAEVLGSFSASMADHMAREEQYYLMKLAESTEINQ
- a CDS encoding ABC transporter, with product MNIQNSIVGIFLGFLTGVIWLLLSLLGFITDFLELIGLGGALGNILNILVALIGFLTFIWFGICLFKKAWHYCRGHKPGC
- a CDS encoding IS1182 family transposase — encoded protein: MFKDYNMNQLILPLDLEVKLHKNDIAFSIHNLVESIPNEAFAPFIHHTGCPSYHPRMMLKLILCGYTQSTFSGRKIEDLTRDSIRMMWLAQGYEPSYRTINRFRVHPNMKELIRQCFVQFRCQLVEEKLIDQEAIFIDGTKIEANANKFTFVWKKSVEKHHTNLVEKSNKLYDELLEHQIIPEIKRENDEQLSLEELTQVAHHLEEVVDDYTSKIEHSDDVIERKRLRSERKTPKQILKQVHDWIIRKQKYQKDFDVFGTRNSYSKTDHEATFMRMKDDYMQNGQLKPGYNVQIATEGQYTLAYDVFPNPTDTKTLIPFLNQIEENYFELPKHIVADAGYGSEQNYQDILNNRKRTALITFNHYLNEQKRKYKNDPFKTSNWVYEKENDAYICPNEKRLRFQYNSVRTDKSGFQREFKIYECEECTGCPFRTKCTKAAEGKNRRLMINENWEQQKEEVRAKLSEEKTAAIYRQRKIDVEPVFGFLKANLCFRRFSVRGKSKVTNEIGLALMATNLRKYAVRG
- a CDS encoding IS3 family transposase (programmed frameshift) — translated: MGTRVSYPAEVKMKAIEMKLSGIPAKQIMDELNIKNVSQLKTWMKWYKTGEIYRLHQPVGKQYSFGKGPEFDSEESRLQAENRYLKQQVEVPKKVQGIGKEVVGQAFVEVVEALRGQISIQRICELMGVARATYYRWRKQKGAQTTKEKRDQDVGEKCAAHKYRYGYRKIASFFPDLAEKTVQKIMQKYNWSCRVKVKKRKRTGQPTSIAPNHLERDFHATEPLQKLVTDITYLPFGQSMLYLSSIMDLYNGEIIAYTIGTTQDTQFVVDTLSQVEGISSEAILHSDQGSVYTSYEYQKQVKEKGITMSMSRKGTPADNSPIETFHSSLKSETFYLDGIHSTTNACVIRIVEEYINYYNNIRIQTKLNNQSPVQYRQLAV
- a CDS encoding SDR family NAD(P)-dependent oxidoreductase, producing the protein MKLKDKVVIITGGAGGIGAGMGRAMVKEGAIVVAVDLNPEAGANLLAELQQHSPQSSFIEFDLTKHDQLKNVVEQVVEKYGRLDVLVNNAHASKQVPFLETTPEHLALSMDTGFYPTWYLMQAAIPHLKKTRGNIINFASGAGLKGHKTQAAYAAAKEAIRGITRVVANEFGADGITANLISPIANSEGVQAWAKAQPEYYEGVLAGIPMGKFGDPEQDIGRAAVFLASEDSKYITGQTLMVDGGSIMLH
- a CDS encoding SEC-C metal-binding domain-containing protein, whose protein sequence is MNHFLERVKGNILTEDEVLQDFWLSQIMDYPFVPAEFTNELVAFAAEHEGFRKKLLLNGEGFEKNKETLTLFQSWIAEVSADKKHLIVRFINNTPTKILLEFEKLLFPYMPKGYFDVLKRYSIFETNVVHDFEPLWELFGELLAEMNVNFDSHIYFTAKKVQDLLIRFGEYDPTEVEYILRDEIEEDYISINGILAVRAVGVMKLSEHIPELVSLLNRIEEDILQEELCEALIRFHSDEIVKLLEPYIIDKSLFIPVISILKHTKTKFAEQVLAEAYVKAEDIDIQELIIEGLAAHFSEATFECIEQYGARGETGYMLDMDELFYAYFKAMNQDHPLLETWRREAIERNNTFEKEIQSIQLPSFTEEKTPKVGRNDPCPCGSGKKFKKCCGK
- a CDS encoding DMT family transporter, with translation MFKKSTVALIALILIWGASWPINKLAVPYAPPLLYAGQRALLGGILLTVIIWKTREKINWRENWQKYCIGAVFNTILFFGLQTAGLLYLPSGLFSVLVYFQPILLGLFAWLLLGEYLTPVKILGLFLGFVGVAVVSVDGLIVHISAIGVTLGLLTAVSWAFGVIYVKKISKEVDAYWMVALQCIMGGAFLLGTGSLFESWSAIEWNTHYVSGLSFGATIGIPLAYILYYNLVNAGEASKVGSYTFLIPIVAVLLGVLFLGETVTYSLVIGMLLVAISIYFVNFQYKTKSKSISKD
- a CDS encoding putative hydro-lyase encodes the protein MVNYGVLEAEEIRELIRKQEITGPTAGMSKGNTQANLVILKKEHAFDFLLFCQRNPKSCPLLDVTEPGSYIPAMIAENADIRKDIPKYRIYRDGVFTEEVADITEYWEDDMVGFLIGCSFTFETPLLESGIPIRHIEENCNVPMYKTNILCNKAGMFEGPTVVSMRPMTPEDAIRAVQITSRFPAVHGAPIHIGDPSQIGIQDISKPDFGDAVSFKPGEVPVFWACGVTPQAVAMESKPSIMITHSPGHMFISDIKDEAFSVL